DNA from Halomonas sp. GFAJ-1:
GGCGATACTCTGCGCCATCCCAGTGAATCTTGCTGACGCCTTGGTAGGCCAGTTGCTGCGCAGCAGATACGCTCTCTCCTAACGCGGTAACACACAGCACTCGGCCGCCAGCGGTGGCGATACTGCCTTGATCGGTTTGCACGGTTCCTGCATGAAAAACTTTACAGTGTGTTTTCTCTGCCGCTTCCAACCCCTGGATAACATCGCCTTTACGATAGCTACCCGGGTAACCGCCTGCCGCTATCACAACGCCTACAGCAGCCCGGCTATCCCATTCGCACTGCTGTCCGGCAAGCTCGCCTTTTGCTCCAGCCAAGCAAAGTGCAGCAAGGTCTGACTGCAAACGCAGCATAATTGGCTGTGTTTCAGGATCACCAAAGCGACAGTTGTACTCAATGACTTTAGGATTTCCTTCGGCGTCAATCATAAGCCCAGCATAAAGAAAGCCCGTATACGCATTGCCCTCTTTCGCCATGCCCCGCACGGTTGGCAGAATGACCTGCTCCATGATGCGTTCGTCTACTTCTGGAGTAACTACCGGGGCTGGTGAATATGCACCCATGCCTCCCGTATTTGGGCCAGTGTCGCCATCGTAGGCACGCTTGTGGTCTTGGCTAGTGGCCATTGGCACCACATTCTCACCATCCACCATGACGATAAAGCTCGCTTCTTCTCCCTCAAGAAACTCTTCAATAACCACGCGAGCACCCGCGTCCCCGAAAGCATTAGCGTCAAGCATATCGCGAACCGCTGATTCCGCCTCCGCTTCACTCATCGCCACAATGACGCCTTTACCAGCGGCTAACCCGTCCGCTTTAATCACAATCGGCGCGCCTACTTCCGCTAAGTAAGCGAGCGCTGGCTCTACGGTGGTGAATGTTTGATAGTCAGCGGTAGGAATTTTATGGCGGGCCAAAAAATCTTTCGTGAACGACTTGGAGCCTTCCAGCTGAGCGGCCTGTTGAGTAGGACCAAAAATCGTTAGCCCTGCTGCCTGAAAACGGTCAACAACACCGTCAACCAAGGGGGCTTCAGGCCCTACTACAGTTAAACCAATTTGCTCGCGCTGAGCAAACGCGACTAATTCAGCCAAATCGGTCGCGGCAATATCAACATTGGTGAGGCCAGGCTCCGTTGCCGTGCCCGCATTACCTGGGGCGACAAACACCTGTTCGACATCACTAGATTGAGCCAATTTCCATGCCAACGCATGTTCACGGCCACCGCCACCTATCATCAAAACTTTCATGGTCGTCCTTCTTAAACGAGAGAGCGTTTATGGGGCGCATTATGCCACAACGCAGCCCCAAGTGGTCTTATGTGTAAGTAGAGGCTCTGACAGCGACAACGTGGATAAGTAGCGGCTTATGAACAGTGGCGTTACGGCTTTTTATCCTCTTTAGGTTCCGGCTTCTCTTCGTCTTCCGGTGGCGTTGGCTGGTTGATCGCTTTTTGCCAAAAACGCATGTTCTCTTCCGCCAGTTCGCGCATAAACTCTATGGGCGAATGGCGCATGGCCTGCTTCCACTGGGTTTGCATACGTTTTTGCTGTTCCAGCATCAGCTGAGTGCCCTGCTCAAGATAGCGAGCCAAAGGTAGCGGAGAAGACATATCGTAAACACGAATCAACTGGGCCAACAGGTCATTAGAAAACACCTCTGCCTCGCTATCCGCTTGCTCCTGTTCGATAATAATCGACAGTAAAATCGTGCGCGTTAAGTCTTCACCGCTTTTAGCATCCTCGACGCGAAAAGGCTCTTCTTCAATAATCAAACACCGCAGATCTTCAAGCGTTACGTAACGACTCTGTTGAGTATCGTATAACCTGCGGTTGGCATATTTGCGAATTACGCGCACTGCGCATCTCCTTAAACGTGATAGAGGCTTTTGTCGCCGTTGCTGGTATTGTGCCTGCAACACACGCTCATGCAAGCCAGCTTAACCGATTAGCCGCGTTAAGCGAGCCTCTCTTATGACAATAGACGACCACCATGAACCTGATTCTGCTTGATCCCAACGACATAGGCGCTGACCACCATGTTCGCATTACCGATGCCCGCCGTCTCAAACATTTAATAGAGGTTAATCGCGCCACCGAAGGCGAAAGCTTCAACGTGGGCATTCAAGGCGGCAACATGGGCAAAGCCGAACTTATTGAGCTAAGCCATGAGCAAGCTATTTTCTCACTAGGCCAGTTAGAAGAATTACCGCCACCTCCCCTGCCCGTTCATTTGGTACTGGCCCTGCCTCGCCCTCGCATGCTGGCTCGCACCCTGGAGCACGTCACTGCCCTAGGGGTAAAACAGATCACTCTGCTGCACACCAAGCGGGTAGAGAAAAGTTACTGGCAGTCGCCAGAGCTTCGCCCGGATAAAATACATCAGCACCTGTTACTCGGCCTTGAACAAGCCAGAGATACTCAGCTGCCCACCATCACTCTACGTAAAGGCTTTAGGCCGTTTATTGAGGTGCAGTTGCCGGCATTGCTGAATGAACGGCGTGGCTTAGTCGCCCACCCCGGCATGCCAAACCCATGCCCTAGAGGCATTAGCGATGAAACGCTGCTGCTTGTTGGCCCAGAAGGGGGATTCATAGAGTGGGAAGTAGAGCAGTTGCTTGCCGCAGGCTGCCAAGGCATGCACCTAGGCCCTCGCATTCTGCGGGTCGAAACGGCAGTTACAGCGCTGTTATCACGGCTGTTTTAAGAGGCTATGAGACAGACGACCCTGCGCCTGTGATTACACACTCATTAGGTCTGCTCATCGTCGGGGTCGTAAGGCACGTGCTCTGCATTATCCCCACACTTAGGGTTTTGCAAAAACGTGCTACGTACATCAAGCAAGCCTAAGTGACTGATCGTGCGGCGGCCTAAGAGCAGTGGGTAGATCATCTCTTCGCGATCACGCAGGCTAAACTGCTCTTCGTAAAGTGTATCGCCCATACAGACATCCATCAGTACTACTGGACGTTCATCGCGTCCCCCGGCGCCTCGCACCGTAAGCTCGCGATATAGTGGACGCTCAATTTGATCGCTAAACGTTTCACCACTCTCTTGATCTTCGAGCTTTAGGCGAAAACGTACCCACTCTTCGCCCGCTTTTTCAAAAAGCTCGATATCACGTGCATCCATCGATGACGTAAGGGCGCCGCTATCCAACTTCGCCTTAACCGCAATACCCCAAGGCTCGATAGTGGCATTTTCAACCCAACCAAAGACATCAGGCTTCTCAGCGTTAGCGTTGGTACCTATCATTAAGGTACCGACCATTACCGTAGTTGCTAATGCGCCTGCCCATGTCGCGCCTAAAAACGTTTTACCCATTGCATCTCGTCCCTGTTGAGAAATTAATTAGCGAAGCAGATCCAGCAACGCCTGGGTTGCGAAACCATCCGGCGTCAGCCCCTGATCACGCTGGAAAGCGCGCACTCCTTCCCGCGTATTGGGTCCCATAATACCGTCTGCGGTACCCACCGAATAACCAGCACTGTTCAAACGCTGCTGGAGAGTTCTGACATCATCACGGGTTAAAGGTGCCTGATCTCTCGGCCAAGAGCCGCTGATACCCGCTCGACCAGCAATGGCGTCGGCAAGTGTCGCCACGGCTAACGCGTAGCTGGTCGCGTTGTTGTAACGCAAAATAGCGCGGAAATTAGCCCCTACTATAAAGGCAGGCCCTTCTGCCCCCGCAGGGACTATAACGGCAGCGCTCTCAAATGCTGGAAGCTCACCACTCACCGCACGTACACCCTGCGCTGCCCACTCCGCACTACTGCGCCGCTCGGTTTGCGAATAATCAAACGATGACGGTAGCACGACCTCTGCGCCCCACGGCTGCCCTGACTGCCAGCCAGCACGCGCCAAGTAATTGGCCGTTGAGGCCATCACATCAGGAATACTACCCCAAATATCACGGCGGCCGTCGTTGTCGCCATCCACTGCATAGGCTTCAAAACTACTGGGTATGAACTGAGTATGTCCCATAGCCCCTGCCCACGAACCGCGCATTTGCTCAGCGGCGATATCCCCCTGATCTATAATCCGCAGCGCGGCGAGAAGCTCTCCCCGGGCAAAATCCTGGCGGCGCCCGTCATACGCCAGCGTCGCGAGTGACTCTAGCGTTGAGAAGTCGCCAAAATTGCTACCGTAGTTACTTTCGATACCCCAAATCGAGACAATAATTTCAGCGGGAACACCATAGCGTCGCTGCATTTCGAGAGCCGTGTCACGATGCTGTTCAAGCTTTTCACGACCATTATTGATACGTGTACTAGACACAGCCGTGTCCAAGTAGTCCCATATCGGGCGGACAAACTCAGGCTGATGGCGATCAAGTTCAATGACACGCTCGCGATAGCGCAGCCCGTCAAAAGCAGAAACAAGCGTTGCTTCACTAATGCCTTGAGCAGCAGCATAACGCCTAAACTCACTCAACCATTGATTAAAACTGGCATAGCGAAGCTCTTCTGCTGCCCGCGCATCTACTTCAGTCATTAACCGCTGGCTCGCCTGTGCGTCGACACTCACTACAGAGGCCGCACCTGTCGCGAGCAGTAATGATAAGCAAAACGCCGCACCAGAACCTAGTGACCCTTTATTTTTCAATAACATAGCAACACTCTCTCGGCAATCCTTAGCGTGAGCCTGATAATGACGTAGAAAGCCGACAGATACTAGCCCCGCGCTAGCCGCGTAAGCGTAACAACAGAAACCCATGGAGAATAGCAACCACCAACGTAAGCACAGCGCGAAGCAGAAGGTACCAGCGAGGAAAACCGACCCGCCCTTCGCGGCTCATGTCGTAACCACCTATTAGTATAAAACCCGCTAATAAAATCCAGAGACCAGAGACTGTGTTCATCATGAGTGCTGGCCAAGCAAGTAAACTCGGCACCATAGCGAGCACTAATCGGCGGCGACTGCCCTCCTGAGCGTTTTGAACAGCCGCCCCCCAATGCACCCCACCTAAGAAAGATAGGATCACCGCGCTGTAATAAACAAAACTGTAAGTGGCCACTACTTGCCACACAGTAGGGCCCCACCATACGAGCAACAGCGCAACCGCAAAAGGAATTAACCCAGCAACGCCCAATCCCCAGGCTAAACGGCGATCACTGCACAGCAGCTTCATTACTCCCCCCTTGTTTGTGCTCGGCATTTAAAGGCTCAGCTTCCGCAATCAACCAGCGCTGCCACTCGTCAGGCATCACCAGTGGCTCAGGGAACTGCGTCGGCGCTACGCGCCAAGGTTGATGACGCTCTAAGCCACACGGCAGTGACGCTAAAGCGGGTAGCCAATAGGCAACATACAGCCCTTTTGGATCATAGTGCCCAGCCTGCTTGAGTACATTAAAATAGCGATCCTGACGGGGGTCACGTCCAACGCCTGCAATATAGCGCCAGTTGCCCCAATTACTGGCAACGTCGTAATCAATCAAGCAGTGTTCGAACCACCACGCGCCTAGCCGCCAATCTACCTCTAAATCTTTTACCAAAAAGCTCGCTACATTCTGACGCGAGCGATTAGATATCCACCCAGTACGATAAAGCTCAAGCATAGCAGCATCAATAAAAGGCACACCGGTGGAAGCGTTGCGCCATGCATTAAAGGCTTCGGTTGGCTCGGGTAACTCTTCACGACCGAACAGTAAACGGCCTTCAAGCTGGGCTGCACGATGGAAATAGTCGCGCCACAGCAGTTCAAAAATAATCCAGTAGCTTGACTCCGTGCTGCCGTTCACCTCTTCCCATGCCTTAACCTCTTGATGGACTTGCCGCGCTGATAAGCAGCCGCGCGCTAGCCAGGGAGAAAGTCGCGTCGAAAAACTAGCACCTAATAAACCATTGCGAGTTTTCTTATACGACTCACCCCCTTTTTGCTGCCACAAATAGTTCTTCAGCCTATCGACTGCAGCAGCCTCACCGCCTATAAACGTAAAGCCTTGCCGATCATCCGGCTGCCATGCATCACTGTCTTGGCATACTGACTTAAGCGGCGGAAAGCCACGTGGCGCGTCTGGCCAGGATGGCAAGGTCACTGGCGCATGCATAGGGGGAGCAATGACACATTGTTTTTCAACACTTCTACGAAATGCTGAAAAATTTGCGGGCAGCAGCTCTGCTGCGAAGGGTAACGTATCGGCGCTAATTAAGTAGCCACTATCAACACAGGCTAACTGAATTGAGGCTGGAAGCTGCTGTGACACTTTAGCGATATGTGCCACTTCTTCGCTACCAGAGTGTGCTGCCGTTCGGACTTGCCGGGCATTTAATGACGTTGCTAGCTGAACAACCACCTCAGCAGGGTCGCCAATACGCACTAATAAGTCACTGCCACGTTGCAACAGCTCGCCACGGAGTTCCATTAAGCTTTGCCAGAGAAACCTCAGCCGGGCAGGGCCTAACCTGGGCGTTGGCTCTCCTGCCACACAAGGCTGCAACCAGTTCTGATCTAGCACGTAAAGGCAAAGCAATTGTTCAGGAGGAGAATCAAATTGTAATAACGGATTATCGGCTACGCGCAAGTTGTCTTGCAGCCAGACAATGTCAATCGTAGTGGTCATGCACTTGCCTCCTAGGCGTGCTTTACTGCTTGGATTCGCGACGACAGCGTTCGCTGCAGTAGCGCACTTCATCCCAACAGCGCGCCCATTTCTTTCGCCAACTAAAGGGGCGTAAGCAGTGGGCGCACTCTTTTTGCGGTAGATTTTGCTTGTGATGCATGAGTCTTTCTCTGTATCTCGCAGCGCGCTAACCTTAAATGTAACCTCAAAAGATAGACACGCCGAACACATTGGTACAATTATTGTACATGAAAAATATATTTATACGGCGCTATTTGTGATTTTCAGGCGTAAAAAAAGCCACCCCGTAGGATGGCTTGTGCTGATAGCGAGCGGAGAGAGCTTAATCTCAAACCCACATTAACGGTGATGTTTGTGCGGCCGCCATTAACAATAGCGTTTAGCGTCTGCTTAACTGGGATCAGTTTCCCGTGGATGACGTTTAGCGTTTTCGTGGGTTTCAAGGCCACTTTTTAGCTCATGGGTTAGCGGATCATAGTTAGGGCGCAGCTCATCTTTAACGGTGCCACTCCATAGCCGTGAACCAACAAAGTAGGCTGCTCGGCCAATCACGTGAGCGGCTACCGGCGCCGTCATTAGAATAAACACAATAATGGCAAACGAACGGGCCACTATACCCACTTCTGCAAAGTGCATGGCTGCTGCGAGCATGATCAAAATTACCCCTAGTGCAGCCGCCTTGGTAGTGGCATGCATGCGGGTTAATAGATCCGGCAAACGTAATAGGCCAATGGCCGCTAGCAGCATAAATAGTGAGCCCGCTATCAGCAGCGTACCTTTGATAAACTCAATCATCCCGCGGCCCCCCACGTTCCAAAAAGCGTGCAAAACCAATGGCCGCCAAAAAGCCCATTAGTGCAATAACAATGGCAGCATCAAGAAAGCTCGCCACGCCAGACTGAATAGCGTAGACCCCCACCAGACCAACCACCGTGGTAGAGAAAAGCTCCAAAGCTACTACACGGTCTGGCAGGCTAGGGCCTCGCACAACTCGTACAAAAGTCAAGACAAGCGCCATACCCATAATAATTTGGCTGATTAATATAACGGTATCCATCAACGAAATAACTCCAGTGCGCGATGCTCCATGTTTTTAAGGCTGCGCCGTAGCTCATCTTCATCATCTAAGAACATCGCATGAATATAGAGCACTTTACGATCATCAGACACGTCTAAACTTAGTGTGCCTGGTGTTAACGAGATAAGACTCGCCACCATGGTAATTTCCATTTCAGTCCGGGCCGAAAGGGGGAAGGCAATGACGCCAGGCTGCATATGCCAAGGAGGCGTGAGCACGTCAAACGCTACGCGTAGGTTGGCTTGCATTAGCTCTTTGATAAAAAAGCAAATAAAGCCAATTATTCTTGGCACTCGCGCTGGGTAGCCTTTTAGTGAGTCTACCTGCGGCTCAATGAGCACCAGCGCTATATAGCCAAACACCACACCGACCAGCATATTCAGCCCTGAAAAGTCGCCGCTTAACAGCACCCAGGCCAAGCCTAGCATAAGGTTCCAAATTGCACCGGTCATGGGGTTCCCTCCATGCTTTCACCTACCTGCTCTGCCTGTATCTCGGTGGGCGTTAGCAGCGCCGACTCAGCACTGGCAGAAGGCCCCAATACTGCTTCAATATAACCAGCGGGCGTCATGAGCTGATCACCAATAAGGTTCATTACCTGCATAATGGGCTCCGCAAAGACACCTATTAACAGCGACATCGCGGCTAATACCACTACCGGCAGGTACATAATCCAAAGGCTAGGTTTCAATAAGCGGCCATCATCCCCCACGGGGGTTTGCGATGCAGGCACGTGATTCTCTTCTGGCAAGGCCTTCCAAAACACCTCGTTCCAAATTTTCACCATGGAGTAAAGCGTCATAACACCCACTGCAAGGGCAATACCCGTCGCTACATAAGCCCCGGCCTCGATGCCAGCCCGCACCAGCACGAATTTGGCAAAGAAACCCGATAGCGGGGGAATACCCGCCAGCGAAAAGGCAGAGATAAAGAAGGCAACGGCTAACCATGGGCGCTCACGATAAAGCCCGCCCATTTTTTTAAGCTGATAAGTACCTTGTAAACGATGGGTGATACCACTGATCAAGAAAAGATTCGTCTTAACAATAATGTTGTGCATGATGGCAAAAACACCACCGGCAATCGCCAAGGGAGTGTAAAGCGCCAGCCCCAATATCATGTAGCCAATCTGGCTAACGATGTGAAAAGAGAGGATACGCCTGAACTCATATTGGGCGGCCGCCCCTAACACGCCAGTCACCATGGTCAACACGGCCCCCCACAGCATAATATCCTGCAGGTACCCCATGGTCTGATCAAACATCAGTGTAAAGACACGGAAAAGTGAATAAACGCCCACTTTTGTTAACAAACCGGCAAACAGCGCCGAAACCGCCACCGGTGGGGTGTGATAAGACGCCGGTAACCAGAAAAACAGTGGAAAAGCTGCCGCTTTAATACCGAAGGCCACCATAAACATGACGGCCAACACTTCAACCATGCCGCTGTGCTCGGCTTCGTCCAAGCGCAGCGCAATATCGGCCATATTGAGCGTACCGACAGTGCCGTATAAAAGGCCAATGGCGGTTAAGAAGATAACCGATGCCAGCAGGTTCAAGGTCACGTACTTAATTGCACCTTCCATCTGCGCCCGCTCACCGCCCAAGATCAGCAGCGCAAACGAGGCAACCAGCATGACCTCGAACCATACGTAGAGGTTAAAGATATCGCCCGTTAGAAAGCCACCGGCTACCCCTGCTAACAGCAAATGCATAAGGGGATAGTAGCCAAACTTTTCATGCCCTCGGCCGGTCGAGGCCAGCGAGTAAACCCCCATCGCCAACCCGATGATACCTGTCATCAGTATCATGACCGCACTGAGCATATCCGCGATTAACGTGATACCAAAGGGCGCTGGCCAATTGCCCATTTGCATAGTGACGTAGCCATCTGACAGTACTGCAACAAACAGCCATAAACTAGCTAGCAGGAGCGCTACGTTGCCCGCAACAGCAAAAAAGCGCTGCATAGGGCGTGAACGCCAAAAAAGCAGTGAAATTGCTCCAGAAAGCAGCGGCAACAGGACGGGAAGTGCAACTTCAGGCCTCACGTGTCGGTATCCTTCATTTTGTCCAAATCATCTGCCTTAACAATCTCGTAGGCTCGGCGAATCAATACCACCGCGAACGCCAGCACGCCAAAAGCGATCACAATAGCGGTCAAAACCACCGCTTGGGGGAGCGGGTCAGCCACCTCTCCCAAAGGCTGCAGCATGCCTTCAGGTATCAAGGGGGGTGCGCCTCTTGTCATTCCGGCCGTTGTAAAAATAAGTAGATTGGCGCCGTTGGAAAGCAGTAATAGGCCAATCACTAATTTAACAATTGAGCGGCGAAGCATCATAAAAATGGCGGCGGCGTACAGTAGCCCAATCGCCAATGCCATTATTGGTTCCATTGAAGGCCTCCTGTTAACTTAGGGTTCATCCTTATCCACCTCCATCAAGGCCATGACCATTCCCATTACCGAGCCAAGTACCGCAAGGTAAACCCCAACATCAAAAATAAGCGGGGTAGAGGCTTTAAAATCGATAACAGGGATCGTCCACCACTGAGCTGTTAGGAAGGGCTGCCCCATAAACCAAGCTGGCACCACAGAGATCATGCCAAGCAGTAGCCCCACGCCAATCAAATCCCGGGGGTCCACCATACGCAGCACTGCTTTAGTGGCACTGACGCCAAATGCAAACAGGTAGAGCGTGAACGCCCCTGCTGCCACTAGCCCGGCAATAAACCCACCGCCGGGTTCATCATGGCCACGCAGCAATAAAAAGACCGAAAACATTAACTGCAACGGCATTAAAAAGCGCGCGGCCGTATTAAGAATAATGGTGCCTGACTTAACCATCGTACGGCTCCTTAGCGCTATTTTTGTCGCCCTCGTTGGCTTTATCACCAGTGGTGTCATGACGCAGCTTCAGCATGGCGATTACGCCAATCGCGGCCAATGCAAGAACGAACATTTCTCCTAAGGTGTCGAGTGCACGGTAATCCACCAGAATGACGTTTACGATATTGCGGCCATGTGCCAGCGGCGCGCTATTCTCCACCATATAGGTGGAGATTGTTTCAAACTGATCGATACTCCACGCAGTCATGATGAGCAGAAAAATCAACACCCCCATCATGGCTGCGACAAAGCCGTCTCGTATACGCTCAAGACTGGTTGAGAGGTTCGAAAACCGCGGCAACCGGAACAATACTAATACCAGTAAGATAACGGTAAGGGTCTCGACCAGTAGCTGGGTAATCCCCAGGTCAGGAGCGCTAAAGAGAATAAAGAGCAGCGCGATAGAGAAGCCCATAATGCCGACGGACACCACAGCACCTAGACGAGAGCGGGAAATCGTCGCAAAGAGCGCACCCATCACCATCGTGCCCACAACGATTATTTCGTGAAAGCGAACATCCAACGTAAACGCTAGCTGGGGGGAGTGACGCAGCAAGATTGAGTTGCCGATCAATCCAATAAGCACCAGCAGCATCACCAGAATGTAATTTCGCATGTAGCCGTTTTGCAGCAGATGCGTTTGCCACTCGGAGAAGCGCACAACACCGTTCATGAATCCTTCGTAGCCAGCCTCAGGACCATGGCGCATGACCGGCGCCAATATAGACAGTTTTGCGCGAACGCGATCCCACCGCTTAAACAGTAAAAAGCCCAGCCCGAGGCTAACGATCGACATAATCAACGCAGCATTAATGCCGTGCCAAAGCGAGAGAGATACCGCTAGCGGCTTCCCGGCCACCGCCGTTGCGGCCGCTGTCAAGAGTGCATCGCCACCCAGTACGGCGGGGAGCAGCCCCAGCGAAAGTGACCCCACTACCAATAAGCCTGGGCCAAGCAACATACTAAAAGGTGCTTCATGGGGTGTTTTAGGCGTTTCGTGGCGATGCCCATAAAACGGCCGTAGGGCAATAATCGCCGCCACCGCGATGGTTAGAATGGCAGACATAAACGCAAAGAGTATCAATAATGCTCTGAACCCATCAGCGCCAAACACTGCCTCAAGCATCAACTCCTTTCCGATAAATCCAAAGAGCGGCGGCACACCCGCTAGCGAAAGTGCCGCTATCATGGCAATGGCTGCCGTTATTGGCATTTGCTTGCGTAACCCGCCCATGGCCGTCACGTCTTTGGTGCCGGTTTCATGATCCAAAATACCGGCCACCATAAAGAGCGCGCCTTTATACATGGAGTGGCCCAGCAAGAACGTCACAAAGGCAGTCATTGCATAATCAGTGCCGATCCCCACTAGCATGGTCAAGGTGCCCAAGGCCATGATGGTGGAGTATGCGAGCAGCTTCTTAATATTGGTATGCTGGATCGCCAGGAAAGCGCCCGTAAGCATCGTAGTCGCACCCACTACAGAGAGAATACCTACCCACAGCGCTGTACCGCCTAACTCCGGCTGCAACCGCGCCAGTAGATAAATGCCCGCTTTCACCATGGTCGCCGAGTGTAAGTAAGCGGATACAGGGGTGGGCGCCGCCATGGCGTTGGGCAACCAGAAATGGAAAGGGAACTGGGCCGATTTGGTAAAAGCGCCAAGCAGTAAGCAAATTAACATAGGTGTATAAAGAGCATGCTCACGCAAGTCGCTCTCCATTTGGCCGATGTCTGAGAATGACCAGCCACCGCTTGCCACACCTAGCAGCACTAGACCTGCCATCAGCGCAAGGCCGCCCGCTACGGTGACAAACAGCCCCTGACGTGCCGACTTCCGCGCCTCAATATCGGTGTGATTAAAACCGATTAGCAGGTAAGAGGTAATACTGGTGAGCTCCCAAAATATAAACAGGGTAATCAGCCCGTCAGCAAGCACTAACCCAAGCATCGAGACCATGAAGGCCAGCAGTGCTAAATGAAAGCGCGCAATATCCTCGTGCCCTTTTAAGTAGCCACCTGCGTAAATTAAAACGCAGGTGCCTATCACGGTAATCAGCAGCCCAAAGAGCAGTGATAACCCATCAAGCATAAACGTCAAGCTAATGCCTAGCGAAGGTACCCACTGCCATTCCAGTAGCAACGGGCCGTCATTAAGTACTGAGGGGGCTTGGCTGAATAGCCAAGCAGCCATCAAGGCTGGATACAGCGCTAGCACCATGCTTGCACGCTGACCAAACCAGCGGTTAAGCAGTGGCGACGACGCGGCCAGCACAAATCCTAATAATACGGCGAGTTGCATCTAGCAAAATCTCCTGAGTAACAAACTGCTTTTCCCGTATGGAAAAACCCCATGCGGCATGACGCCTTTTCACTATTATCCAAGGCTGCAAGCGGGCATAGAATCACTTATGCCTATGATGTAACACTAAAGTACGATAGGCGTAAGTCGCCTACCATCCAAGCGGCTGCCTCTATAAACTTGGCTGCGTTAGCAGACAAGGCCGTGTTAGATA
Protein-coding regions in this window:
- a CDS encoding NADH/ubiquinone/plastoquinone produces the protein MRPEVALPVLLPLLSGAISLLFWRSRPMQRFFAVAGNVALLLASLWLFVAVLSDGYVTMQMGNWPAPFGITLIADMLSAVMILMTGIIGLAMGVYSLASTGRGHEKFGYYPLMHLLLAGVAGGFLTGDIFNLYVWFEVMLVASFALLILGGERAQMEGAIKYVTLNLLASVIFLTAIGLLYGTVGTLNMADIALRLDEAEHSGMVEVLAVMFMVAFGIKAAAFPLFFWLPASYHTPPVAVSALFAGLLTKVGVYSLFRVFTLMFDQTMGYLQDIMLWGAVLTMVTGVLGAAAQYEFRRILSFHIVSQIGYMILGLALYTPLAIAGGVFAIMHNIIVKTNLFLISGITHRLQGTYQLKKMGGLYRERPWLAVAFFISAFSLAGIPPLSGFFAKFVLVRAGIEAGAYVATGIALAVGVMTLYSMVKIWNEVFWKALPEENHVPASQTPVGDDGRLLKPSLWIMYLPVVVLAAMSLLIGVFAEPIMQVMNLIGDQLMTPAGYIEAVLGPSASAESALLTPTEIQAEQVGESMEGTP
- a CDS encoding cation:proton antiporter (subunit C of antiporter complex involved in resistance to high concentrations of Na+, K+, Li+ and/or alkali) — encoded protein: MEPIMALAIGLLYAAAIFMMLRRSIVKLVIGLLLLSNGANLLIFTTAGMTRGAPPLIPEGMLQPLGEVADPLPQAVVLTAIVIAFGVLAFAVVLIRRAYEIVKADDLDKMKDTDT
- a CDS encoding Na(+)/H(+) antiporter subunit B (subunit B of antiporter complex involved in resistance to high concentrations of Na+, K+, Li+ and/or alkali), coding for MVKSGTIILNTAARFLMPLQLMFSVFLLLRGHDEPGGGFIAGLVAAGAFTLYLFAFGVSATKAVLRMVDPRDLIGVGLLLGMISVVPAWFMGQPFLTAQWWTIPVIDFKASTPLIFDVGVYLAVLGSVMGMVMALMEVDKDEP
- a CDS encoding Na(+)/H(+) antiporter subunit A, whose amino-acid sequence is MQLAVLLGFVLAASSPLLNRWFGQRASMVLALYPALMAAWLFSQAPSVLNDGPLLLEWQWVPSLGISLTFMLDGLSLLFGLLITVIGTCVLIYAGGYLKGHEDIARFHLALLAFMVSMLGLVLADGLITLFIFWELTSITSYLLIGFNHTDIEARKSARQGLFVTVAGGLALMAGLVLLGVASGGWSFSDIGQMESDLREHALYTPMLICLLLGAFTKSAQFPFHFWLPNAMAAPTPVSAYLHSATMVKAGIYLLARLQPELGGTALWVGILSVVGATTMLTGAFLAIQHTNIKKLLAYSTIMALGTLTMLVGIGTDYAMTAFVTFLLGHSMYKGALFMVAGILDHETGTKDVTAMGGLRKQMPITAAIAMIAALSLAGVPPLFGFIGKELMLEAVFGADGFRALLILFAFMSAILTIAVAAIIALRPFYGHRHETPKTPHEAPFSMLLGPGLLVVGSLSLGLLPAVLGGDALLTAAATAVAGKPLAVSLSLWHGINAALIMSIVSLGLGFLLFKRWDRVRAKLSILAPVMRHGPEAGYEGFMNGVVRFSEWQTHLLQNGYMRNYILVMLLVLIGLIGNSILLRHSPQLAFTLDVRFHEIIVVGTMVMGALFATISRSRLGAVVSVGIMGFSIALLFILFSAPDLGITQLLVETLTVILLVLVLFRLPRFSNLSTSLERIRDGFVAAMMGVLIFLLIMTAWSIDQFETISTYMVENSAPLAHGRNIVNVILVDYRALDTLGEMFVLALAAIGVIAMLKLRHDTTGDKANEGDKNSAKEPYDG